TGTGACGGGCCAATGTAGAACCCACCATACCTGTAGTATAGTCCATATCAATATGGTAACCCTGTTACAGGTCTGTTCAAGAAAAAAATGTTGTACTGAAAACTTAGAGCCGGATCACTAACCCAGATTTACATGTACATCATCGTCGACTTTAATATAAAAGTCTGCATCCCACTTAGCAACAGCTGTGGAAAAGTATATTTGGGTTTTCGATGATAATTCATGGTAACCTTCTATGTGATTCTGCCCAAACAAAATAAAAGATGAGAATCCGTGTAAGCTTctaaattctttaaaattataaatattgagCTCTTCACTTTGTCATGCTTTTGTACACTAAGATTGGAGAAAATAATTCATGAACTTGCTCCAATGGAAGAAAGCATGAGCATACCAGGCGCAGAAAATCCTTGTATTGCTCCTCTTCAGCTTCAATCCCTCGATCCAAAATACCACCCGGGGTTGCACTGAGAACCGAATGTACATGTTCAATAAGAATATCATTCAAGAAAGCTAAGTAGCACATAAAAGTTGAATGCTTCGAATTGTCCATTTGAACTTACCTGTGTCCTATGACAAATCGCATTATAATTCCCTTCTCTTTCTCCAACCTCTTTAATTCCTCCCCTGAGAACAATAAAcctcaaaaaataaataattgacTAGATCCCGGCGAGTGTCTAATAGAATGCCAAAACAGTACTGAATCAAACCTTGAGGCATCCAAGTTTCCCTGATCGAGTCCCTTCTTTTCCTACTGCTGAATGCTGTTATAATTCCCATAACAAAGAAAAGTTTCGGGCGTTCCTTCAAGTTCTCGATTCCAGGTCTTGTAACCATCGGAGATCCTTCATTACTATCTCCCTTGGCAGCTCTAGCAGCAGCTAGCTGGACCTCCAATGAGGAGATTGTTTTGTCTAATGTCCTGAAAGTATGTATCGTGCGAACACTCTTTTTAAGTTCTAAACAAATTTTAGACACCAAAGGCTAACTTGGGGAAATTAGTCTAAAAGACATAGAAACTTACATAATTACATCATGAGTTTGTGAAACTCGAGAAAGAATATCACCTGCCTCGACAGAAGTATCCTGTTGTAAATAAAACATAATCTCATCAAGATTATTTGTATGCTATATAAGCTTTATGACAACTTTATATTCTATGAACTTGCCTTATCACAATTAACCAAGGGATGAACTTCCTTTCTCCCATGTGTCTGTACAGAAGAAGCCTCATTGATTTTGACAGGATCGGAACTAGTCCACAATCTGTAGAAAAATGAAAAACCCCATGCACCACTAGTCAATGCACACTTACATATAATACTACCACTCAAAAAATAGGCAACAACATACAGAAAGACCCTTTTTACATAAAGTGATAACTCATAGATGCATTAACATCAGATGACTATTTAATGGCCGTGTTTATAGGCGATGTCCCGACTTCCCCtaaacagtttttttttttttcgttttcagGGATCTCTTGCACTTAGCTGCTACCAGCTTATAGCTTTTGATACAGAGCATAAAATCAACTTCCAAAAAGCCAGCTTTTAAGTACAAAGTACAAATTCCTCATACATAACAAGTTATAAAACCAAATTCAATGAGATTAATCTCTTTTCCCACAGTCATGCATTACTAAATCTGCTACTAGAAAAGAACCAGCATACCAAGTAAGACCCCCCCCCGGGGGGCCCAAATCCTGGACACTGATAGATCTAGCAAACCTAAGACCTAAATCTATTCATACAGAGGCATTTTGCTCGACACCTTTGCAACAAATTAACAAGATCCTTCAATGTAAAACATAAAGGAGCAAAAACAGCAGAGAAATGAAACAATAGTTAAAgcttctaattttatttttcaaagctTAAGACTTTGTCATTCAAAACAAGATCTCGATCATTCAAATTCCACTAAGAGAGAGAAAAAAGAACAGAACCTGTTGATAACAAGCACACCCAAGAAGAAGCTAGCAATGCAAAAGAAAGAAACCCATCTGGTAGAAACTCCATTGGCAGTCTTGTGAGCTCTACTCAAACCCATtgcagaaaaaaaaaaaccctaaagagCTTCAGCCTTAAGGAAGCTTCctcttttttcttcctttttttctcAGAACTTTTTCAGTGTCAGAGACAAGAACCCATCAAGAGATAAAAAGAGAAAATCCTTAACAGCAACAGGTAATAACGACAAAACATTCATGGAACCAAAACATATAGGAATTCAAttggatttatgttcatattTGGCAGCAATGGAGATGTAATATCAGCTGGCTTCTAAATCATGTTATTTGTTAAGCTTATATTATATGCTCCCCCCTTTCattgtttttaataataaatattttttaaaaagtcaCGACAACTCTTTAACTTCCTACAATACCCTTTCATTCCCTTTCCTCTCGTCTTTTTcaagcccttttttttttttttccattttagatAATTATCcactaatatttttatttaagttcaAATTATCGACAAAACCTTCGAAatcaaatttctttttttttcatttaaatttgtTGGTTATTGAATATTATTCCCAGGTGCCAATAACTTTCTTCAACCTGTATTTTAAAAATTCTCAGCTAAAAATTGTGGATCAGCTTTGACAATTTTGCATTTAAATGTTGATAACTGCAAAACCTTCAAATACTGGTTCAGGTATACCCACCCCAAATATAGCAAATTTGCTTGTTGCAATCAATTTTTATTGG
This window of the Gossypium arboreum isolate Shixiya-1 chromosome 12, ASM2569848v2, whole genome shotgun sequence genome carries:
- the LOC108476641 gene encoding beta-1,6-galactosyltransferase GALT31A; amino-acid sequence: MGLSRAHKTANGVSTRWVSFFCIASFFLGVLVINRLWTSSDPVKINEASSVQTHGRKEVHPLVNCDKDTSVEAGDILSRVSQTHDVIMTLDKTISSLEVQLAAARAAKGDSNEGSPMVTRPGIENLKERPKLFFVMGIITAFSSRKRRDSIRETWMPQGEELKRLEKEKGIIMRFVIGHSATPGGILDRGIEAEEEQYKDFLRLNHIEGYHELSSKTQIYFSTAVAKWDADFYIKVDDDVHVNLGMVGSTLARHRSKPRVYIGCMKSGPVLAQKGVKYHEPEYWKFGEEGNKYFRHATGQIYAVSKDLATYISVNRHILHRYANEDVSLGSWFIGLDVEHIDERSLCCGTLLDCEWKAQAGNPCGASFDWSCSGICKSVERMQEVHQRCGEGDDAIWHTSF